One stretch of Camelus bactrianus isolate YW-2024 breed Bactrian camel chromosome 19, ASM4877302v1, whole genome shotgun sequence DNA includes these proteins:
- the FAM110A gene encoding protein FAM110A: MPVDTLTPGARDTPTPPFRLRTKVPGYLLRRPADGGARKPSAVERLEADKAKYVKSLHVANTRQEPVQPLLSKQPLFSPGTRRTVLTPSRRVLPGPGRRPQLDLDILSSLINLCDSPVSPAEASRTPGRAEGTRQAPPATPPRPQPSTAAVRRVDVLPLPASPARPCPSPGAAAASSPTRPPGLQRSKSDLSERFSRAAADLERFFNFCGLDPEEARGLGVAHLARASSDIVSLAGPSAGPASSEGGCSRRSSATVEERARERVPYGVSVVERNARVIKWLYGLRQAWESPAAEG, translated from the coding sequence ATGCCTGTGGATACCCTGACTCCCGGAGCCcgggacacccccaccccacctttccGTCTACGGACCAAGGTCCCCGGCTACCTGCTACGGCGGCCAGCGGATGGTGGAGCCCGGAAACCTAGTGCTGTAGAGCGCCTGGAGGCCGACAAGGCCAAGTACGTCAAGAGCCTGCATGTGGCCAACACCCGCCAGGAACCTGTGCAGCCCCTGCTGTCCAAACAGCCGCTCTTCAGCCCCGGGACTCGCCGCACGGTGCTCACGCCCAGCCGCCGAGTCCTGCCTGGCCCCGGCCGCCGACCCCAGCTGGACCTGGACATCCTTAGCAGCCTCATCAACTTGTGTGATAGTCCCGTGTCTCCTGCCGAGGCTAGTCGTACCCCTGGACGGGCAGAGGGAACCCGCCAGGCTCCTCCAGCAACCCCCCCACGCCCACAACCCAGTACTGCTGCGGTCCGCCGAGTGGATGTCCTTCCCCTGCCAGCCTCACCTGCCCGGCCCTGCCCATCGCCAGGTGCTGCCgctgcctccagccccacccgGCCCCCTGGTTTGCAGCGCTCTAAGTCGGACCTGAGTGAGCGCTTCTCGCGGGCAGCTGCTGACCTGGAGCGATTTTTTAACTTCTGCGGCCTGGACCCGGAGGAAGCACGGGGCTTGGGTGTGGCCCACCTGGCGCGGGCCAGCTCAGACATCGTGTCCCTGGCCGGGCCCAGTGCTGGGCCGGCCAGCTCCGAAGGGGGCTGTTCCCGCCGCAGCTCTGCCACAGTCGAGGAGCGGGCCCGGGAGCGCGTCCCCTATGGCGTGTCGGTGGTAGAGCGAAATGCCCGGGTGATCAAGTGGCTGTACGGGCTGCGGCAAGCCTGGGAGTCTCCTGCGGCTGAGGGCTAG